Proteins from a single region of Corynebacterium casei LMG S-19264:
- a CDS encoding PRD domain-containing protein: MQILRVFNNNVVLARRGNDEVIVTGRGLGFKAHHGDDIEPARVAQVFTPSLGRDPDHLAIMLAALSPDYIDKVVAALDKVGVDAELTLVVALADHIQSAVKRTRAGHHISYPLRAEVEHLYPEDYRRSTQVLALVNAELETPLPDEEAIALALHLVNAGFASGDLSQTYRMTGLIQQLIAIIGEFLGKELDSEEVTVARFITHLRYLFVRMQQNKQLSAEHSAIGRAIVEAYPRASECAKILANIIELRMDDPLTDDEISYLALHVARLEGKH; this comes from the coding sequence ATGCAAATCCTTCGAGTATTTAATAACAACGTCGTTCTCGCACGTCGCGGGAACGACGAGGTTATTGTGACCGGGCGCGGCTTGGGGTTCAAAGCTCACCACGGTGATGACATTGAACCCGCGCGCGTGGCGCAGGTGTTTACGCCTTCGTTGGGCCGCGACCCAGACCACCTGGCCATCATGCTGGCGGCGCTGAGCCCGGACTACATTGACAAGGTGGTTGCAGCACTAGACAAGGTTGGAGTGGATGCAGAGCTCACGCTGGTCGTGGCGTTGGCAGACCACATCCAGTCCGCAGTCAAGCGCACCCGGGCAGGCCACCACATCAGCTACCCGTTGCGCGCTGAGGTGGAGCATTTGTACCCGGAGGACTATCGCCGCAGCACCCAGGTCTTGGCGCTTGTCAACGCTGAGCTGGAAACGCCGTTGCCAGATGAGGAGGCCATCGCTTTGGCGCTGCATTTGGTCAACGCGGGCTTCGCGTCAGGGGACTTGTCGCAGACCTACCGCATGACAGGTCTTATCCAGCAGTTGATCGCCATAATCGGTGAATTTTTGGGTAAAGAGCTAGATTCCGAAGAAGTCACCGTGGCCAGGTTTATTACCCATTTGCGGTATCTTTTCGTGCGCATGCAGCAAAATAAACAGCTAAGTGCGGAACATTCGGCGATTGGCCGCGCTATCGTGGAGGCGTACCCGCGCGCGAGTGAGTGCGCGAAGATTCTGGCCAATATCATCGAGCTGCGCATGGATGATCCGCTCACAGATGATGAGATTTCATACCTTGCGCTGCACGTTGCACGACTTGAGGGAAAGCATTGA
- a CDS encoding universal stress protein, which yields MSEYDTIVVGTDGSKSSLLAVERAALIAAAFDATLIIGCAYYENKEEASKTLRQESVTILGDDIAAENLAAGKAHAEKLGVTKVETAVRAGTPVQALMAIVNDNNADLLVVGNRGINSLTGRLLGSVPADVARQSDCDVMIVHTVN from the coding sequence ATGAGCGAATATGACACCATCGTTGTGGGTACCGACGGATCCAAGTCGTCCCTTCTGGCAGTAGAGCGTGCAGCACTCATCGCGGCGGCATTTGATGCCACGCTGATTATCGGCTGCGCTTATTACGAGAACAAGGAAGAAGCATCCAAGACCCTGCGCCAGGAGTCTGTCACCATCTTGGGTGATGACATTGCTGCTGAAAACCTTGCTGCGGGCAAGGCTCACGCAGAGAAGCTCGGCGTGACCAAGGTTGAAACCGCTGTGCGCGCTGGCACCCCAGTGCAGGCACTGATGGCGATTGTTAACGATAACAACGCTGACCTGCTGGTTGTTGGTAACCGCGGCATCAACTCGCTAACCGGCCGCCTACTGGGCTCGGTTCCTGCAGATGTTGCACGTCAGTCTGACTGTGATGTCATGATTGTGCACACCGTGAACTAA
- the coaE gene encoding dephospho-CoA kinase, producing the protein MKIIGLTGGIGSGKSTVAQLFVEEGFPLIDADVIAREVVAAGQPALQELADVFGADILEPSGELNRQLLAQRAFVDRETTDKLNAITHPRIQQRTQELFDAYREKDVEAVIYDMPLLVDNGLDRAMDWVIVVDVAAEERIRRLVEYRGLDEEDAQRRVKAQIPDGLRLAAADSVIDNNAAIDNLKPQVDQLISDAPWLA; encoded by the coding sequence TTGAAAATCATCGGTTTAACAGGCGGTATCGGTAGCGGCAAGTCCACGGTCGCACAGCTTTTTGTGGAAGAGGGCTTTCCTCTTATCGATGCCGATGTCATCGCACGTGAAGTCGTCGCCGCAGGCCAACCGGCATTGCAAGAGCTTGCCGATGTTTTCGGCGCGGACATCTTAGAGCCATCGGGAGAGTTAAACCGCCAGCTGCTGGCGCAGCGCGCGTTTGTGGATCGTGAGACCACCGACAAGCTCAACGCGATCACCCATCCGCGTATTCAACAGCGCACGCAAGAGCTTTTCGATGCATACCGCGAAAAAGATGTTGAAGCCGTCATCTATGACATGCCGCTGTTGGTAGACAATGGTCTGGATCGCGCGATGGATTGGGTCATCGTTGTTGATGTTGCGGCTGAAGAGCGCATCCGCCGCTTGGTGGAATACCGCGGGCTGGATGAAGAAGACGCTCAGCGTCGCGTCAAGGCGCAAATTCCGGATGGATTGCGCCTGGCAGCAGCGGATTCTGTGATTGATAACAATGCTGCGATTGACAACCTCAAACCACAGGTGGACCAACTGATCTCGGATGCGCCCTGGCTTGCCTAG
- a CDS encoding universal stress protein: MLTYDTIAVGTDGSPTSLRAVRAAASMARAYEAKLIIISAFYNQPGAMLGAPDSESVPVIDRADAQSYLDDAAAIAQKEGAKAIEVIGKSGDPVKAMLEVEKDYSVDMFVVGNRGMNSVRGRVFGSVATELTRKAQADVVVVNTTSERN; this comes from the coding sequence ATGCTTACTTATGACACCATCGCTGTAGGTACTGACGGTTCTCCAACCTCCCTGCGCGCAGTCCGCGCCGCTGCCAGCATGGCGCGCGCGTATGAGGCCAAGCTGATCATTATTTCTGCTTTCTACAACCAGCCTGGCGCAATGCTTGGTGCACCTGACTCTGAAAGCGTCCCAGTCATCGACCGCGCTGATGCACAGTCCTACCTGGATGATGCAGCGGCCATCGCACAAAAGGAAGGCGCGAAGGCAATAGAGGTCATTGGCAAGTCCGGCGACCCAGTCAAGGCGATGCTGGAAGTGGAAAAGGACTACAGCGTGGACATGTTCGTTGTCGGCAACCGCGGCATGAACTCCGTGCGTGGCCGTGTTTTCGGCTCCGTGGCAACGGAACTAACGCGTAAGGCACAGGCAGACGTTGTCGTGGTAAACACCACGTCTGAGCGCAATTAA
- a CDS encoding RDD family protein yields the protein MRYRLSVLVRRAIGFWIDGFAVGAVILIIQWLINLTADAPLVGHAATLYQIYAFSLCFFIYRTVVEGRWNTSLGKWSLNLDIISITPGYKTAAIRNSWVLLTILAAFGIHYVEPTIVVILGLSIFGFAQHPFDYFAKTMVQKKLHSLSVQVDEVSEK from the coding sequence ATGCGCTACCGCTTGTCTGTTCTTGTTCGCCGCGCCATCGGCTTTTGGATCGACGGTTTTGCCGTCGGTGCAGTCATCCTCATCATCCAGTGGCTCATCAACTTAACTGCCGATGCTCCCCTGGTCGGCCACGCCGCGACCTTGTACCAGATTTACGCATTTTCGCTGTGCTTCTTCATCTACCGCACCGTGGTGGAGGGCCGATGGAATACCTCCTTGGGCAAATGGTCTTTGAATCTGGACATCATCTCCATTACCCCGGGTTATAAAACCGCCGCGATTCGCAACAGTTGGGTGCTGCTGACCATCCTCGCCGCCTTTGGTATTCATTATGTTGAGCCCACCATCGTGGTGATACTCGGCCTATCCATCTTCGGTTTCGCCCAACATCCCTTTGATTACTTCGCTAAGACCATGGTGCAGAAGAAATTACACAGCCTATCTGTCCAGGTAGACGAAGTTTCAGAAAAATAG
- a CDS encoding glucose PTS transporter subunit IIA translates to MSKTEMRTAAEEILAGIGGAENITSFTHCATRLRFELADVSKADKDTLDAIPKVMGAVPQGGRNYQVVIGGDVASVYNEMIQLPGVKKTDADIKAANRAKSKGKMPWLDTAFEYLSDSFRPILGVLLGASLIIAFTAVMEAFGVVDTRSEDKAAIWFFIDAMWRSVFYFLPVMVAYNAGNKLRIDPWVPAAVMLALFTPEFLNLKENPIAQCVVDETLGTESCSITLLGINVILPDYGGNVFVPLMMALVAAAVYKGFQKIIPSAVHMVFVPFLTLVVAIPVTAVLIGPFGVWLGGIIGEGLAWMNGNAPFVFAILIPMLYPFLVPLGLHWPLNALMLVNIEALGYDFIQGPMGAWNFACFGATAAVLAISMREKDPEMRQTSGSALAAGLFGGISEPSLYGIHLRFKRIYPRMLVGCFAGGLTIAILGTASGGVTTNAFVFTSLLTIPVFSPMLTYTIAVAVAFVVAFALIYFTDYRTAEEKEISRERAAAAGIIPAEEKEEVAPTADLVSPVDGMAVKLEDIDDKVFAGGTLGQGVGIVPINGHILSPVAGTIATVTKTGHAFGIKTDDGVEVLVHVGINTVRMKGEGFEPQVAKGDRVEIGTALAEVDLDKIKEAGYDSTVVMTVTNTKAMAEVAGTAEGAVKAGEAVVSVKR, encoded by the coding sequence ATGTCAAAGACTGAGATGCGCACCGCTGCGGAGGAAATCCTCGCAGGCATCGGTGGTGCGGAGAACATCACATCCTTTACTCACTGCGCGACGCGTCTGCGCTTTGAGCTGGCGGATGTTTCAAAGGCCGATAAGGATACGCTGGATGCGATCCCGAAGGTCATGGGCGCTGTCCCACAGGGCGGCCGCAACTATCAGGTTGTTATCGGTGGCGATGTTGCCAGCGTGTACAACGAAATGATTCAGCTGCCTGGTGTCAAAAAGACCGACGCTGACATCAAGGCCGCTAACCGTGCGAAGTCCAAGGGCAAGATGCCGTGGCTGGACACCGCGTTTGAGTATCTATCTGACTCCTTCCGCCCAATTCTGGGCGTGCTGCTTGGCGCTTCCTTGATCATTGCGTTTACCGCGGTGATGGAAGCTTTCGGCGTGGTGGATACCCGTTCGGAAGATAAGGCAGCAATCTGGTTCTTCATCGACGCCATGTGGCGCTCGGTGTTCTACTTCCTGCCAGTGATGGTGGCGTACAACGCGGGTAATAAACTCCGCATTGACCCGTGGGTTCCGGCGGCAGTCATGCTGGCGCTGTTTACTCCAGAGTTCCTGAACTTGAAGGAAAACCCGATCGCGCAGTGTGTTGTTGATGAAACACTGGGCACGGAATCCTGTTCCATTACTTTGCTGGGTATCAACGTTATCCTGCCTGATTATGGCGGAAACGTCTTCGTTCCATTGATGATGGCACTGGTCGCAGCGGCCGTATACAAGGGCTTCCAGAAGATCATTCCTTCGGCAGTGCACATGGTCTTCGTACCGTTCCTCACCCTGGTTGTGGCCATCCCAGTCACCGCAGTTCTCATCGGCCCATTCGGAGTGTGGCTCGGCGGCATCATCGGTGAAGGTCTGGCATGGATGAACGGCAACGCACCATTCGTCTTCGCAATCCTGATTCCAATGCTCTACCCATTCTTGGTTCCACTGGGTCTGCACTGGCCACTGAACGCTTTGATGCTGGTCAACATTGAGGCCTTGGGCTATGACTTCATCCAGGGCCCAATGGGCGCATGGAACTTCGCTTGTTTCGGTGCCACTGCAGCTGTTCTGGCTATCTCGATGCGTGAGAAAGACCCAGAAATGCGTCAGACTTCCGGTTCTGCTCTGGCGGCTGGTCTCTTCGGTGGTATTTCGGAGCCTTCGCTCTACGGTATTCACCTGCGCTTTAAGCGCATCTACCCGCGCATGCTGGTCGGTTGTTTCGCAGGTGGTCTCACCATCGCCATCCTGGGCACCGCGTCCGGCGGCGTCACCACCAACGCATTCGTATTTACTTCCTTGCTCACCATCCCGGTCTTCTCCCCAATGTTGACCTACACCATCGCGGTGGCCGTCGCATTCGTAGTAGCATTCGCGCTGATTTACTTCACCGACTACCGCACGGCAGAAGAAAAGGAAATTTCCCGTGAGCGCGCAGCAGCAGCTGGCATCATTCCGGCTGAAGAAAAGGAAGAAGTAGCACCAACCGCTGACCTGGTTTCCCCGGTAGACGGCATGGCTGTCAAGCTTGAAGATATTGATGACAAGGTCTTCGCTGGCGGAACCTTAGGTCAGGGCGTGGGCATTGTTCCTATCAACGGCCACATCCTCAGCCCAGTCGCGGGCACCATCGCGACGGTGACCAAGACTGGCCACGCATTCGGTATCAAGACCGATGATGGGGTAGAGGTTCTTGTCCACGTCGGCATCAACACCGTTCGCATGAAGGGTGAAGGCTTCGAGCCACAGGTTGCCAAGGGCGACCGTGTCGAAATCGGTACCGCTTTGGCCGAGGTTGACTTGGACAAGATCAAGGAAGCAGGTTATGACTCCACCGTGGTCATGACCGTGACCAACACCAAGGCAATGGCTGAGGTTGCCGGCACTGCGGAAGGTGCAGTCAAGGCAGGCGAGGCAGTGGTCAGCGTAAAACGCTAA
- the uvrB gene encoding excinuclease ABC subunit UvrB yields MAFAGEHPIYSQSEHRPVGEIERTGRAFEVVSEYQPAGDQPTAIAELDRRLNEGDRDVVLMGATGTGKSATAAWLIEKQQRPTLVMAPNKTLAAQLANELKQLLPNNAVEYFVSYYDYYQPEAYIAQTDTYIEKDSSINEDVERLRHSATSALLSRRDVVVVSSVSCIYGLGTPQSYLDRSVLLHIDDEVERDQLLRLLVDIQYERNDVGFTRGTFRVNGDIVDIIPAYEERAVRIEFFGDDIDALYYIHPVTGDMIEKVDELRIFPATHYVAGPERMEKAVQAIKEELAERLADLENRGKLLEAQRLRMRTEYDLEMIEQVGFCSGIENYSRHMDDRGPGTAPATLMDYFPEDFLTIIDESHVTVPQIGGMFEGDMSRKRNLVEFGFRLPSAVDNRPLTFDEFEQRVGQTVYLSATPGNYEVAAAGGEYVEQVIRPTGLVDPQVTVKPTKGQIDDLIDEVRERTKKNERVLVTTLTKRMAEDLTDYLLEHGIRVRYLHSDIDTLQRIELLRQLRLGEYDVLVGINLLREGLDLPEVSLVAILDADKEGFLRSTTSLIQTIGRAARNVSGEVIMYADKVTESMERAIDETERRREKQIAYNKEMGIDPQPLRKKIADILDQVYENEGDGESDPASIVDKPDVSMMAADEVQKLIDDLSKQMAAAARELKFELAGRLRDEIADLKKERRGLKDAGI; encoded by the coding sequence ATGGCTTTTGCAGGAGAACACCCGATATATTCTCAGTCCGAGCACCGCCCGGTCGGCGAAATTGAACGCACCGGTCGGGCGTTCGAGGTAGTTTCTGAGTATCAACCTGCCGGCGACCAGCCAACGGCTATCGCGGAGTTAGACCGCCGTCTCAATGAGGGCGACCGTGATGTGGTGCTGATGGGTGCTACCGGTACGGGTAAGTCGGCGACGGCAGCGTGGCTCATCGAAAAGCAACAGCGTCCAACGCTGGTGATGGCTCCGAATAAGACTCTGGCGGCGCAGCTTGCCAACGAACTCAAGCAGCTGCTGCCGAATAACGCGGTGGAGTATTTCGTGTCTTATTACGACTACTACCAGCCGGAAGCGTACATCGCGCAGACTGATACCTATATTGAAAAAGACTCCTCGATTAATGAGGACGTGGAGCGTCTGCGCCACTCGGCGACCTCCGCGCTGCTGTCACGCCGCGATGTCGTGGTGGTCAGCTCCGTGTCCTGTATTTATGGTCTGGGTACGCCGCAGTCTTATCTGGACCGCTCGGTGCTGCTGCATATTGATGATGAAGTAGAGCGCGACCAGCTGCTACGCCTGTTGGTGGACATCCAGTATGAGCGCAATGATGTGGGCTTTACCCGTGGTACTTTCCGCGTCAACGGTGACATCGTGGATATTATCCCGGCCTATGAGGAACGCGCCGTGCGCATTGAGTTCTTCGGTGATGATATTGATGCTCTGTATTACATCCACCCGGTGACCGGCGACATGATTGAAAAAGTCGACGAGCTGCGAATCTTCCCGGCAACGCACTACGTGGCGGGACCGGAGCGCATGGAAAAAGCCGTGCAGGCGATCAAGGAAGAACTTGCTGAGCGCCTAGCTGACTTGGAAAACCGCGGCAAGCTGCTCGAGGCGCAACGCCTGCGCATGCGCACCGAATATGATCTAGAGATGATTGAGCAGGTCGGATTCTGCTCCGGCATTGAGAACTATTCGCGCCACATGGACGACCGCGGTCCCGGTACCGCGCCGGCGACGTTGATGGATTATTTCCCGGAAGACTTTCTCACCATCATCGACGAGTCACACGTGACCGTGCCGCAGATTGGCGGCATGTTCGAAGGCGATATGTCGCGCAAGCGCAACCTGGTGGAATTCGGCTTCCGCCTGCCTTCAGCAGTGGATAACCGCCCGTTGACCTTCGATGAGTTTGAGCAGCGCGTGGGCCAGACCGTCTATCTGTCGGCGACCCCGGGCAATTATGAAGTGGCTGCTGCTGGTGGTGAGTACGTGGAGCAGGTCATTCGCCCGACCGGCCTGGTGGATCCACAGGTCACGGTCAAGCCGACCAAGGGCCAGATTGATGATCTCATTGATGAGGTCCGCGAGCGCACGAAGAAAAACGAGCGTGTGCTGGTCACCACCTTGACCAAGCGCATGGCTGAGGACCTGACGGATTATCTGCTGGAGCACGGCATCCGCGTGCGCTATTTGCACTCAGATATTGATACGCTGCAGCGCATCGAGCTGCTGCGCCAGCTGCGCTTGGGCGAATATGACGTGCTCGTCGGTATTAACCTGCTGCGTGAGGGCCTTGACCTTCCCGAGGTATCGCTCGTGGCCATCCTGGACGCGGACAAAGAGGGCTTCCTGCGCTCAACCACCTCGTTGATTCAGACCATTGGTCGTGCGGCTCGTAACGTCTCCGGTGAAGTCATCATGTACGCCGACAAAGTCACGGAGTCCATGGAACGCGCGATTGATGAGACCGAGCGGCGTCGCGAAAAGCAGATTGCGTACAACAAGGAAATGGGCATTGACCCACAGCCTTTGCGCAAAAAGATCGCGGACATTCTGGACCAGGTCTATGAGAATGAGGGTGACGGCGAGTCCGATCCGGCATCTATTGTGGACAAGCCCGACGTGTCCATGATGGCGGCGGATGAGGTGCAAAAGCTGATTGATGATCTGTCGAAGCAGATGGCTGCCGCCGCGCGTGAGCTGAAATTCGAATTGGCAGGGCGTCTGCGCGACGAGATTGCTGATCTAAAGAAAGAACGCAGAGGACTCAAAGACGCGGGAATTTAG
- the rpsA gene encoding 30S ribosomal protein S1 has product MPTSNTPQVAINDIGTAEDFLAAVDATIKYFNDGDIVEGTVVKVDHDEVLLDIGYKTEGVIPSRELSIKHDVDPDEVVEVGDQVDALVLTKEDKEGRLILSKKRAQYERAWGAIEELQAKEEPVTGTVIEVVKGGLILDIGLRGFLPASLVEMRRVRDLEPYIGQELEAKIIELDKQRNNVVLSRRAFLEQTQSEVRSEFLHQLQKGQVRKGVVSSIVNFGAFVDLGGVDGLVHVSELSWKHIDHPSEVVTVGDEVTVEVLDVDLDRERVSLSLKATQEDPWRVFARTHAVGQIVPGKVTKLVPFGAFVRVEEGIEGLVHISELAQRHVEVPDQVVGVGEEVMVKVIDIDLERRRISLSVKQADEDYTEEFDPSKYGMADSYDEQGNYVFPEGFDADTNEWKEGFDEQRQAWEARYAESERRFQLHTAQIERHRAAAAEAAETEAASSNYSSESNDAAPASEAPAESAGSLASDEQLAALREKLAGGEN; this is encoded by the coding sequence ATGCCCACTTCTAACACCCCTCAGGTAGCGATTAACGATATCGGTACCGCTGAGGACTTCCTCGCAGCAGTCGACGCAACCATCAAGTACTTCAACGATGGTGACATCGTCGAAGGTACCGTGGTTAAGGTTGACCACGACGAGGTATTGCTCGACATCGGATACAAGACCGAAGGTGTCATTCCGTCCCGCGAGCTGTCCATCAAGCACGACGTCGACCCAGATGAGGTTGTCGAGGTCGGCGATCAGGTCGACGCTTTGGTTCTGACCAAGGAAGACAAAGAAGGTCGTCTGATCCTCTCCAAGAAGCGTGCTCAGTACGAGCGTGCTTGGGGCGCCATCGAAGAGCTGCAGGCGAAGGAAGAGCCAGTTACCGGTACCGTTATCGAGGTTGTCAAGGGCGGCCTCATCCTGGATATCGGCCTGCGCGGCTTCTTGCCAGCATCCCTCGTTGAAATGCGTCGCGTCCGCGACCTGGAGCCATACATTGGCCAGGAGCTGGAAGCAAAGATCATCGAGCTCGACAAGCAGCGTAACAACGTTGTTCTGTCCCGCCGTGCATTCCTTGAGCAGACCCAGTCTGAGGTTCGCTCTGAGTTCCTGCACCAGCTGCAGAAGGGCCAGGTCCGCAAGGGCGTTGTCTCTTCCATCGTCAACTTCGGCGCATTCGTCGACTTGGGCGGCGTAGACGGCCTGGTGCACGTTTCCGAGCTGTCCTGGAAGCACATCGACCACCCATCTGAGGTTGTGACCGTTGGCGACGAAGTAACCGTTGAGGTTCTGGACGTCGATCTGGACCGCGAGCGCGTATCCCTCTCCCTGAAGGCAACTCAGGAAGATCCATGGCGCGTATTCGCACGTACCCACGCTGTGGGCCAGATCGTGCCAGGCAAGGTCACCAAGCTGGTTCCATTCGGTGCGTTCGTTCGCGTCGAAGAAGGCATCGAGGGCCTGGTTCACATCTCCGAGTTGGCACAGCGCCACGTTGAGGTTCCAGACCAGGTTGTTGGTGTCGGCGAAGAGGTAATGGTCAAGGTTATTGACATCGACCTCGAGCGTCGTCGTATCTCCCTGTCTGTTAAGCAGGCAGACGAGGATTACACCGAAGAGTTCGATCCATCCAAGTACGGCATGGCTGACTCTTACGACGAGCAGGGTAACTACGTCTTCCCAGAGGGCTTCGACGCAGATACCAACGAGTGGAAGGAAGGCTTCGACGAGCAGCGTCAGGCTTGGGAGGCACGCTACGCTGAGTCCGAGCGTCGCTTCCAGCTGCACACCGCTCAGATCGAGCGCCACCGTGCGGCTGCTGCAGAAGCAGCTGAGACCGAGGCAGCTTCCTCCAACTACTCTTCCGAGTCCAACGATGCAGCTCCGGCATCTGAGGCACCGGCTGAGTCCGCAGGTTCCCTCGCATCTGATGAGCAGCTCGCTGCTCTGCGCGAGAAGCTTGCTGGTGGCGAGAACTAA